The Streptomyces sp. NBC_01197 genome window below encodes:
- the lspA gene encoding signal peptidase II: MAEAERIIGTPDIPESAGDAPEQSSEEETPAVAAPGTRSTPGARSADGPAADGTGADESAADGESPGEGPRGKRRLTVLFAVAVLAYLLDLVSKTIVVSKLEHHAPVKVIGDLLQLDAIRNPGAAFGLGSAYTVIFTIVAASVIVVIVRLARKLYSAPWAVALGLLLGGALGNLTDRIFRSPSVFQGEVVDFIRPAHFAVFNLADSAIVCGGILIVLLSFKGLDPDGTVHKD; the protein is encoded by the coding sequence GTGGCAGAGGCGGAGCGCATCATCGGTACGCCGGACATTCCCGAGTCGGCGGGGGACGCACCGGAGCAGTCGTCCGAGGAGGAGACCCCCGCGGTGGCCGCCCCCGGGACGCGGTCCACCCCCGGGGCGCGGTCCGCCGATGGGCCGGCCGCTGACGGGACGGGTGCTGATGAGTCGGCTGCGGACGGGGAGAGCCCCGGCGAGGGGCCCCGGGGCAAGCGCAGGCTCACCGTGCTCTTCGCCGTGGCCGTCCTCGCCTACCTGCTCGACCTGGTGAGCAAGACGATCGTGGTGTCCAAGCTGGAGCACCACGCCCCCGTCAAGGTGATCGGTGATCTGCTGCAGCTCGACGCGATCCGGAACCCGGGCGCCGCCTTCGGGCTCGGGTCGGCGTACACCGTGATCTTCACCATTGTCGCGGCGTCCGTGATCGTGGTCATCGTCCGGCTGGCCCGGAAGCTCTACAGCGCGCCCTGGGCCGTCGCGCTCGGCCTGCTGCTCGGTGGCGCGCTGGGCAATCTGACCGACCGGATCTTCCGCTCGCCCAGCGTCTTCCAGGGCGAGGTTGTCGACTTCATCAGGCCCGCGCACTTCGCGGTGTTCAACCTCGCCGACTCCGCGATCGTCTGCGGCGGCATCCTGATCGTGCTGCTTTCGTTCAAGGGCCTCGACCCCGACGGGACCGTCCACAAGGACTGA